A part of Paraburkholderia largidicola genomic DNA contains:
- a CDS encoding non-heme iron oxygenase ferredoxin subunit has protein sequence MSEQWLCAGHAGALSEDAPVEFKLGDGKEIGIYKVGDEVYALENVCPHAYALLTQGFIDGDTVECPLHEAVFHIPTGKCLKEPGGRDLKVYAVRLAGEEIQIKVE, from the coding sequence ATGAGTGAACAGTGGCTTTGCGCCGGACACGCCGGCGCGCTATCCGAAGACGCGCCCGTCGAGTTCAAGCTCGGCGACGGCAAGGAAATTGGCATCTACAAGGTGGGCGATGAGGTCTACGCGCTCGAGAACGTCTGCCCGCATGCGTATGCGCTGCTGACTCAAGGCTTCATCGACGGCGACACGGTCGAATGTCCGCTGCACGAAGCCGTTTTTCACATCCCGACGGGCAAATGTCTGAAAGAGCCGGGCGGCCGCGACCTGAAGGTGTACGCGGTGCGCCTCGCGGGTGAAGAAATCCAGATCAAGGTGGAATGA